Proteins found in one Candidatus Limnocylindrales bacterium genomic segment:
- the acnA gene encoding aconitate hydratase AcnA — protein sequence METRKLNSFGTKSVLKVDEQSFDFFSLEALERAGVGQISRLPFSLKIMLENLLRHEDGRAVTRDDIEILSRSASQAWVEEEIAFQPARVLMQDFTGVPALVDLAVMRDVIQQFGGDPKKINPLQPVDLVIDHSVQVDQFGTATAFNYNAELEFQRNRERYVFLKWGQNAFKNFRTLPPDMGIVHQVNLEYLAQVVFREEKDGRILVYPDTLVGTDSHTTMINGMGVVGWGVGGIEAEAAMLGQPLSMLIPQVVGFRLSGELPPGATATDVVLTVTQMLRAKGVVGKFVEFYGPGVSRLSLADRATIANMAPEYGATIGFFPVDEETLNYLRLTGRDPNLIKLVEAYTKAQGLFRTDQTPDPVFLDTIELDLSTVQPCLAGPRRPQDRVPLTEAKSEFQRALASMLGGSFPGTKNGRVVVEMNNERFELSHGSVAIAAITSCTNTSNPSVMIGAGILAKKAVEKGLKVKPWVKTSLAPGSRVVTDYLKEAGLMPYLEALRFHLVGYGCTTCIGNSGPLPQPIAEAIREAKLVVAAVLSGNRNFEGRINPLVRANYLASPPLVVAYAIAGHMNIDLYHEPLGYSPSGEPVYLKDIWPSQREIQEAIQTAVQTRMFHKVYEEAFKGDERWRALEAPMGDLFQWDPHSTYVKRPPYFEGMTLEVPPLKNIYNARVLAVLGDSVTTDHISPAGSIGVDTPAGKYLISLGVDPKDFNSYGARRGNHEVMMRGTFANIRLRNLMVPGTEGGWTVHLPDGEKMTIYEASEKYRNEGVPLIVMAGKEYGSGSSRDWAAKGPYLLGIKAIIAESFERIHRSNLIGFGVLPLQFKEGENRETLGLTGFETYSLEGIADGLKPHQIIPVRVKKKDGTERIFETIARIDTPIEVQYYRHGGILHYVLRQIIQQKNS from the coding sequence ATGGAAACCCGTAAACTGAACTCTTTCGGTACCAAGTCTGTATTGAAAGTGGACGAGCAGTCCTTCGATTTTTTCTCTCTAGAAGCATTGGAACGTGCCGGTGTAGGTCAGATTTCCAGACTTCCTTTTTCTCTGAAGATTATGCTTGAAAATTTGCTGCGCCATGAGGATGGGCGGGCGGTAACCCGGGATGATATTGAAATTCTTAGTCGTTCGGCATCTCAGGCCTGGGTTGAAGAGGAAATCGCCTTTCAACCAGCCCGGGTGTTAATGCAGGATTTCACCGGTGTGCCTGCTCTTGTGGATCTGGCCGTTATGCGAGATGTCATCCAACAGTTTGGTGGGGATCCAAAAAAGATTAATCCCTTGCAACCTGTTGATCTGGTCATCGACCATTCGGTACAGGTCGATCAATTTGGAACGGCAACCGCTTTCAATTACAATGCCGAGCTCGAGTTTCAGCGTAACAGAGAACGCTATGTCTTTTTAAAGTGGGGACAGAACGCATTTAAAAACTTTCGAACCCTTCCCCCTGATATGGGTATTGTCCACCAGGTGAACCTTGAATATCTGGCCCAGGTTGTTTTTAGAGAAGAAAAAGATGGACGTATCCTGGTTTACCCTGATACCCTGGTAGGTACAGACTCCCACACCACCATGATTAACGGTATGGGAGTGGTTGGATGGGGAGTTGGTGGGATCGAGGCGGAGGCAGCCATGTTAGGGCAACCCCTTTCTATGTTAATCCCCCAAGTTGTCGGGTTCAGACTTTCTGGGGAACTACCTCCCGGGGCCACCGCAACGGACGTAGTCCTGACGGTTACTCAGATGCTTCGGGCAAAAGGGGTGGTAGGAAAGTTTGTTGAGTTCTATGGCCCCGGAGTGAGTCGGTTAAGCCTCGCAGATCGGGCTACCATTGCCAATATGGCTCCGGAATACGGAGCCACCATCGGATTCTTCCCGGTGGATGAAGAGACTTTAAACTATCTTCGTCTGACAGGACGGGATCCGAACCTTATCAAACTGGTGGAGGCCTATACTAAAGCCCAGGGCCTATTCCGTACCGATCAGACCCCTGACCCGGTCTTCCTGGATACCATCGAGTTAGATTTAAGTACCGTACAGCCCTGTCTGGCCGGACCCCGGCGACCCCAAGATCGGGTACCACTTACGGAGGCCAAATCCGAATTTCAACGGGCCTTGGCTTCCATGTTGGGGGGCTCATTCCCAGGGACCAAAAATGGGCGAGTTGTTGTAGAGATGAATAACGAGCGTTTTGAATTAAGCCATGGCTCTGTAGCCATTGCCGCGATTACCAGTTGTACCAATACTTCCAATCCTTCCGTTATGATTGGAGCAGGTATATTGGCCAAGAAAGCAGTTGAGAAAGGTCTCAAAGTTAAACCCTGGGTTAAAACAAGCCTGGCCCCGGGGTCCCGGGTGGTAACAGATTACCTGAAAGAAGCAGGATTGATGCCTTACCTGGAAGCGCTACGTTTCCACCTGGTGGGATACGGCTGTACAACCTGTATTGGTAATAGCGGACCGTTACCTCAACCCATTGCAGAGGCAATACGTGAAGCCAAACTTGTTGTGGCAGCTGTTCTTAGCGGAAATCGTAATTTTGAAGGACGAATCAATCCCCTGGTACGGGCCAACTATCTCGCCTCCCCCCCTTTGGTCGTCGCCTATGCCATTGCAGGACATATGAATATCGATCTATACCACGAACCCTTGGGGTATAGTCCCAGTGGGGAACCTGTTTATTTGAAGGATATCTGGCCATCCCAAAGGGAAATTCAAGAAGCCATCCAAACTGCAGTTCAAACCAGAATGTTTCATAAAGTGTATGAGGAGGCTTTCAAAGGAGATGAACGATGGAGGGCTCTTGAGGCTCCTATGGGAGACCTCTTCCAGTGGGATCCCCATTCGACCTATGTTAAACGACCTCCTTACTTCGAGGGTATGACCCTGGAAGTTCCGCCCCTCAAAAACATTTATAACGCCCGGGTATTGGCAGTGTTAGGGGATTCGGTCACAACCGATCATATCTCGCCGGCCGGCTCTATTGGGGTGGATACTCCGGCAGGTAAGTATCTTATAAGCCTTGGGGTAGATCCTAAAGACTTCAATTCTTACGGAGCCCGTCGGGGTAACCATGAGGTCATGATGCGCGGAACCTTTGCCAACATCCGCCTGCGTAATCTCATGGTACCGGGAACAGAAGGTGGCTGGACGGTTCATCTACCAGACGGTGAAAAGATGACCATTTACGAGGCGTCCGAAAAATATCGGAACGAGGGAGTACCTCTGATTGTTATGGCAGGTAAAGAATATGGATCCGGCTCTTCCCGAGACTGGGCTGCTAAGGGCCCCTATTTGCTGGGGATAAAAGCCATCATCGCCGAAAGCTTCGAGCGTATCCACCGGAGCAATTTGATCGGTTTTGGAGTTCTTCCCCTCCAGTTTAAAGAGGGTGAAAATCGAGAAACCTTGGGACTTACCGGATTCGAAACCTATAGCCTGGAAGGAATCGCCGATGGGCTTAAACCCCATCAAATAATTCCGGTCAGAGTCAAGAAAAAGGATGGAACGGAAAGGATCTTTGAAACCATCGCCCGTATCGATACGCCCATCGAAGTTCAATATTATCGACATGGAGGAATACTTCACTATGTGCTGAGGCAAATAATCCAACAGAAAAACTCTTAG
- a CDS encoding VIT1/CCC1 transporter family protein — translation MGSKTDANLQVALAGEADANRRYIAYGIQAFTEGYPDIAQLFFEAAGAETIHALNHLHVLGAVHSTRENLMAAAYGEDQEIEEMYPRMIREAEEEGRQDAAEAFRLSLDRERHHREMFRAALEKLNKTTSPRSIESSSDKESPKPRIHSSESKGRSPEVRSQSPESRGQSRTDTGVKIGDLGSKLRGIEELETEPARIERLSNIREVIFGAQDALVSTFSVVAGLAAAETSNHIVLLAGAISAIAGILSMSAGTFLSSRAQRQVYEAELAKERREVREKPGEEIAELMAALVARGMSRNDAVEVTRRIGRHPDLLLEILAVFELGLAPQRLGTPVRDALIMAAAFGAASLIPLFPFLFPNIHIDLAISGLLTLTALFVMGVAKAALAGLARIRSGIEVMLVGAGSGLIGYALGRLASLLLGVNIG, via the coding sequence ATGGGGAGTAAAACCGATGCTAATCTTCAAGTCGCCCTGGCCGGAGAAGCGGATGCAAATCGTCGCTATATTGCTTATGGAATTCAGGCTTTTACGGAAGGTTATCCGGATATTGCCCAACTCTTCTTTGAGGCAGCCGGTGCAGAAACTATCCACGCACTGAATCATCTCCACGTTTTAGGTGCGGTCCACTCGACTCGAGAGAATTTGATGGCGGCAGCTTATGGAGAAGATCAGGAGATTGAGGAAATGTACCCGCGCATGATCCGTGAAGCCGAGGAGGAAGGACGACAGGATGCTGCGGAAGCCTTTCGACTTTCTTTAGACCGGGAGCGCCATCATCGAGAGATGTTTCGCGCAGCCTTGGAGAAGCTAAATAAAACAACGTCGCCCCGATCTATAGAGTCTTCGTCAGATAAAGAAAGTCCAAAACCCAGAATCCACAGTTCGGAGTCTAAAGGCAGGAGCCCGGAGGTCAGAAGTCAAAGTCCAGAGTCCCGAGGCCAAAGTCGAACGGATACGGGGGTTAAGATTGGGGATTTAGGATCTAAATTAAGAGGTATCGAGGAGTTGGAGACAGAGCCGGCCCGGATCGAACGTCTCTCCAACATTCGGGAAGTCATATTTGGGGCACAGGATGCACTGGTATCAACTTTCTCTGTAGTTGCGGGTTTGGCAGCTGCAGAAACCTCGAATCATATTGTACTTTTAGCAGGGGCTATATCGGCTATAGCCGGAATTTTATCCATGTCGGCAGGCACTTTTTTATCGTCTCGGGCCCAGCGCCAGGTTTACGAAGCTGAACTTGCGAAAGAACGTCGAGAAGTTCGGGAAAAGCCCGGGGAAGAGATTGCAGAATTGATGGCAGCCCTTGTAGCCCGGGGTATGTCGCGGAATGATGCGGTAGAGGTAACTCGACGCATAGGTCGTCACCCGGATCTTTTACTGGAAATCCTTGCTGTCTTCGAATTAGGGCTTGCTCCACAAAGACTTGGGACTCCTGTTCGGGATGCCCTGATCATGGCAGCGGCCTTTGGAGCTGCCTCTCTCATTCCTCTCTTTCCTTTCCTATTCCCCAACATCCATATCGATCTGGCCATATCCGGTCTGTTGACGCTTACAGCCCTTTTTGTCATGGGTGTGGCAAAAGCAGCTCTGGCCGGATTGGCAAGGATACGATCGGGTATCGAAGTTATGCTAGTAGGAGCCGGATCAGGTTTAATAGGCTATGCCCTGGGACGTTTGGCCTCGCTACTTTTAGGAGTGAATATAGGATAG